A stretch of the Capra hircus breed San Clemente chromosome 10, ASM170441v1, whole genome shotgun sequence genome encodes the following:
- the CDO1 gene encoding cysteine dioxygenase type 1: MERTEVLKPRTLADLIRVLHQLFAGEEINVEEVQAVLEAYESNPAEWAVYAKFDQYRYTRNLVDQGNGKFNLMVLCWGEGHGSSIHDHTDSHCFLKMLQGNLKETLFAWPDKKSNEMIKKSERILRENQCAYINDSIGLHRVENISHTEPAVSLHLYSPPFDTCHAFDQRTGHKNKVTMTFHSKFGIKTPFTTSGSLENN; encoded by the exons ATGGAGCGGACCGAGGTGCTGAAGCCCCGCACCCTGGCTGATCTGATCCGCGTCCTGCACCAGCTCTTCGCCGGCGAGGAGATCAACGTGGAGGAGGTGCAGGCCGTCTTGGAAGCCTACGAGAGCAACCCCGCCGAGTGGGCAGTGTACGCCAAGTTCGACCAGTACAG GTATACTCGAAATCTTGTGGatcaaggaaatggaaaatttaaTCTCATGGTTCTATGCTGGGGTGAAGGACACGGCAG CAGTATCCACGATCACACCGACTCGCACTGCTTTCTGAAGATGCTGCAGGGAAATCTAAAGGAGACATTGTTTGCCTGGCCTGACAAGAAATCCAATGAGATGATCAAGAAGTCTGAAAGAATCTTGAGGGAAAACCAGTGTGCCTACATCAACG ATTCCATTGGCTTACATCGAGTAGAGAATATTAGCCATACAGAGCCTGCTGTGAGCCTTCACTTGTATAGTCCGCCTTTTGACACATGCCACGCCTTTGATCAAAGAACAGGACATAAAAACAAAGTCACCATGACATTCCATAGCAAATTTGGAATCAAGACTCCATTT